A genomic segment from Triticum dicoccoides isolate Atlit2015 ecotype Zavitan chromosome 1A, WEW_v2.0, whole genome shotgun sequence encodes:
- the LOC119293624 gene encoding protein RADIALIS-like 3, translated as MASLSMSAVWTPMQNKLFEQALAVHDRDTPDRWHNIARAVGGGKLADDVRRYYELLVHDIARIEAGKVPFPAYRPPCPGPGHNGSYEADRLKHLKI; from the exons ATGGCTTCCCTGTCAATGAGCGCGGTGTGGACGCCGATGCAGAACAAGCTGTTCGAGCAGGCGTTGGCGGTGCACGACAGGGACACGCCCGACCGCTGGCACAACATCGCCCGGGCTGTCGGCGGCGGAAAGTTGGCGGACGAtgtcaggcgctactacgagctgcTCGTCCACGACATCGCCCGTATCGAGGCCGGCAAGGTGCCCTTCCCCGCGTACCGTCCCCCATGCCCCGGCCCCGGCCACAACGGTAGCTACGAGGCCGACAG GTTGAAGCACTTGAAGATCTAG